A genomic window from Glycine soja cultivar W05 chromosome 10, ASM419377v2, whole genome shotgun sequence includes:
- the LOC114371383 gene encoding uncharacterized protein LOC114371383, whose translation MVAAIGQYEPHLPIPSYHDIRVPLLKKEVEYTENLIKGHREQRVKHGCTIMSDAWTDPKQRCIINFLINSQVGTMFLKSVDGFDFLKMGEKIFELFDATVEEVGEENVVQVVTDNGSNYVLAGKLLEEKRKHIYWTPCAAHCIDLMLEDIGKLPLIRMTIRRAINLVGFIYAYSSTLSLLRNFTNKRKLVRHAITRFATSYLTLERLHKEKANIRNMFTSDEWTLNKLSKELKGKEATKVVLMPFFLE comes from the coding sequence ATGGTTGCAGCCATTGGTCAATATGAGCCACATTTGCCCATTCCTAGCTATCATGACATCAGAGTTCCACTCCTGAAGAAGGAAGTTGAATATactgaaaatttgataaaaggCCACAGGGAGCAACGGGTCAAGCATGGTTGTACTATTATGTCTGATGCATGGACTGATCCGAAACAAAGatgcatcattaattttttgattaacTCTCAAGTTGGTACCATGTTTTTGAAGTCTGTTGATGGCTTTGATTTTTTAAAGATGGGTGAAAAGATTTTTGAGTTGTTTGATGCCACTGTGGAGGAAGTTGGAGAAGAGAATGTTGTTCAAGTTGTAACCGATAATGGGAGCAACTATGTTTTAGCGGGTAAGTTGTTGGAGGAGAAAAGGAAACATATTTATTGGACTCCTTGTGCAGCTCATTGTATTGATTTGATGCTGGAAGATATTGGGAAGCTTCCCTTGATAAGGATGACAATTAGAAGGGCAATTAATCTAGTTGGGTTTATCTATGCCTATTCTAGTACCTTAAGTTTGTTGAGAAATTTTACAAACAAGAGGAAATTGGTGAGACATGCTATTACTAGATTTGCCACTTCTTATCTAACCTTAGAAAGGCTCCACAAAGAGAAAGCCAATATTAGAAATATGTTTACTTCTGATgaatggaccttgaacaagctatCTAAGGAGCTTAAGGGAAAAGAAGCTACAAAGGTAGTGCTCatgcctttttttttggaatag